In one window of Musa acuminata AAA Group cultivar baxijiao chromosome BXJ3-2, Cavendish_Baxijiao_AAA, whole genome shotgun sequence DNA:
- the LOC135632134 gene encoding ATP-dependent Clp protease proteolytic subunit-related protein 1, chloroplastic-like — protein MAVALRPLSISSPFDDVSLAPGRGASRELGLRSGVPKSSFLAPFKLSARSPHSLATASRKKAAWRCESRSSGSYEHIPKQFREENLKKGLMDNYKNIPKHLYGLTASQMDMFMTEDNPVRRQAEKVTEESISSARNYLDNGGMYSLTGINDGPSKYSMSVSMYRGGARGYGRPRSAPPDLPSLLLDARIVYLGMPIVPAVTELLVAQLMWLDYDNPSKPIYLYINSPGTQNENKETVASETEAYAIADMMAYCKSKVYTVNCGMAYGQAAMLLSLGAKGYRALQPNASTKLYLPKVNKSSGAAIDMWIKAKELDANTDYYIELLAKGIGKPKEEISKDIQRPKYFQAQDAIAYGIADKIIDSRDAAFEKRNYDEMLAQSKAMRRAAGAGPQAAPSGFR, from the exons ATGGCGGTCGCGCTGCGACCTCTCTCCATCTCTTCTCCATTTGACGATGTCTCCCTCGCTCCCGGAAGAGGAGCCTCTCGTGAACTAGGTCTTCGATCTGGTGTCCCCAAGAGCTCATTTTTAGCCCCCTTCAAGCTATCGGCGAGGTCCCCTCATTCTCTCGCCACAGCTTCGAGGAAGAAGGCGGCCTGGAGATGCGAGTCACGGTCTTCTGGCAGCTATGAGCACATACCCAAACAATTTCGGGAGGAAAACCTCAAGAAGGGAT TGATGGACAATTATAAGAACATTCCTAAGCACCTATATGGCCTTACTGCTTCACAAATGGACATGTTCATGACTGAAGATAACCCCGTGAGGCGGCAAGCGGAAAAAGTTACAGAG GAAAGCATTTCTTCTGCAAGAAATTACCTTGATAATGGAGGGATGTATAGCTTAACAGGCATTAATGATGGCCCATCAAAGTACAGTATGAGTGTAAGTATGTATCGTGGTGGTGCTCGAGGATATGGAAGGCCAAGATCTGCTCCTCCAGATTTGCCTTCTTTGCTCTTGGATGCTCGAATTGTATACCTTGGAATGCCA ATAGTTCCTGCTGTCACCGAGCTTCTTGTTGCTCAGCTGATGTGGTTAGATTATGATAACCCCTCCAAACCTATATACCTATACATCAATTCACCTGGGACTCAA AATGAGAATAAGGAGACTGTTGCATCCGAAACTGAGGCTTATGCAATTGCTGATATGATGGCT TACTGCAAATCCAAAGTCTATACAGTAAACTGTGGCATGGCATATGGTCAGGCTGCAATGCTTTTATCTCTGGGTGCCAAGGGCTATCGGGCTCTGCAGCCAAATGCCTCCA CCAAATTGTATCTTCCAAAGGTGAACAAATCTAGTGGTGCGGCTATTGACATGTGGATCAAG GCAAAAGAGCTTGATGCCAACACCGACTATTACATAGAGCTGTTAGCTAAAGGAATTGGTAAACCAAAGGAAGAGATTTCAAAGGACATCCAGCGACCAAAATATTTCCAGGCGCAAGATGCTATTGCCTATGGAATCGCAGACAAGATCATTGACTCGCGAGATGCGGCATTTGAGAAACGG AACTACGATGAGATGCTAGCACAATCGAAAGCCATGAGAAGGGCAGCTGGAGCTGGTCCACAAGCAGCACCATCTGGGTTTAGGTAG